One genomic region from Kineobactrum salinum encodes:
- a CDS encoding TonB-dependent receptor — protein sequence MLFRIIPSFHGALRVNAILLASLSSSVGIAQELVLEEIIVSASKRDASLMDLPQSIQAISGDDVKKLGLVGVEDVTSLVPNLNLNASPKRGGGFNIRGIAALSEQFSQFATVGLYLDETPISDGFANFDVALFDIERVEVLKGPQGTLYGEGSLGGTIRIITKQPELNDYSSEIFTSVETTRHGEMSYRLSGAVNLPIIEDTAALRITATRKEQGGYIDATSMTGSVEDDVNGMDSTYVKVAAKLQLSDRFEITPSLLYQKQEANAGVVDAIALPDLTGYANGPNDLDEDLKIYSIEANYDMGWADIVSNTSYLDREMSSRDDDILTNAIIGAAFAPSDVTTQLFDRSIETFTQELRVVSKGTNKVDWLVGAFYRDRKYSEDVSIENDVIGAIIGDPRVFTQDNKADFEQLAIFGELNYNLSDKLTLTAGARWFEEEINSNLDFGTFSLVTFGFESVLRTPQIKEDDVLFKLAASYQPTDSSTFYALFSQGVRPGGVNDRVLDILDLLTPEEEGALSTFDSDSTDNYEVGLKLRMFDNRLSLNMAAFYIDWKDIQLDRSFQNVPGPEFTVNAGKSSSTGLEIEAVASPSDALQIGAFLGVNEAEVDEETETSSGLIPNGAKLPFAPEFSAALFGEYSVQTKGGNTASVRVDWRHVGERKAGVDVVGDPGYELDDYQTLDIRAGLSVGNWTASIYAKNLTDERAEMDSFFFNDSLLGDALASFVRNRPRTFGVQLQASF from the coding sequence ATGCTTTTTAGAATAATACCGTCATTTCACGGGGCTCTCCGGGTAAACGCCATACTGCTGGCATCACTTTCGTCGTCCGTTGGCATTGCGCAAGAGCTTGTTCTCGAAGAAATTATTGTATCAGCGTCAAAGCGCGATGCCTCGCTAATGGATCTTCCCCAGAGTATTCAAGCGATTTCAGGCGATGATGTGAAAAAGCTGGGCCTGGTGGGTGTTGAAGATGTTACCTCCCTGGTGCCCAATTTAAACCTGAATGCAAGCCCCAAGCGTGGAGGTGGGTTCAATATTCGTGGAATCGCTGCATTGAGTGAACAATTCAGTCAGTTTGCAACGGTGGGGCTGTATCTTGATGAAACGCCCATATCAGATGGGTTTGCCAATTTTGATGTTGCTCTTTTCGATATTGAGCGAGTGGAAGTTCTAAAAGGGCCGCAGGGGACGCTCTATGGAGAAGGGTCGCTGGGTGGAACAATCCGAATTATTACAAAACAACCTGAGCTGAACGACTATTCCAGTGAGATCTTTACATCTGTGGAAACAACACGGCATGGGGAAATGAGTTATCGATTGAGTGGGGCAGTAAATCTGCCGATCATCGAAGACACTGCTGCGCTGCGCATTACTGCCACCCGCAAGGAGCAGGGTGGTTATATAGATGCTACGTCGATGACGGGTTCCGTGGAAGACGATGTAAATGGCATGGATTCCACGTATGTGAAGGTCGCAGCAAAGCTCCAGTTATCTGACCGTTTTGAAATCACTCCGAGTCTTCTCTACCAGAAACAGGAAGCCAACGCAGGTGTTGTAGATGCAATCGCACTGCCGGATCTCACCGGATACGCCAATGGACCCAACGACCTCGATGAAGACCTGAAGATATACTCGATTGAGGCCAATTATGACATGGGGTGGGCCGATATTGTATCCAATACCTCCTACCTCGACAGGGAGATGTCCAGTCGCGACGATGACATACTGACTAATGCCATTATAGGGGCTGCCTTTGCGCCCAGCGACGTGACTACGCAGCTATTCGATCGCTCCATCGAAACATTTACACAGGAATTGAGAGTTGTATCAAAGGGCACAAACAAGGTGGATTGGCTGGTAGGTGCGTTTTATCGTGACCGAAAGTATAGCGAAGATGTAAGCATAGAGAACGATGTGATCGGCGCCATTATCGGCGATCCGCGTGTATTTACCCAGGATAATAAAGCGGACTTCGAGCAGTTGGCAATATTCGGGGAGCTCAATTATAACCTCTCGGACAAGCTTACGTTGACCGCAGGGGCTCGCTGGTTCGAGGAGGAGATCAACTCCAACCTTGATTTCGGTACATTCAGCCTGGTGACATTTGGTTTTGAAAGCGTTCTGCGTACGCCCCAGATCAAGGAGGATGATGTACTCTTCAAACTGGCGGCCAGCTATCAACCTACCGATAGCAGCACTTTCTATGCCCTGTTTTCTCAAGGTGTTCGACCAGGCGGGGTGAATGACAGGGTGCTGGATATACTGGACCTTCTTACACCGGAAGAGGAGGGGGCACTGTCGACCTTCGATTCAGATTCAACCGATAACTATGAAGTGGGCTTGAAGCTGCGAATGTTTGACAACCGCCTGAGCCTCAATATGGCTGCATTCTATATTGACTGGAAGGACATTCAGCTCGATCGCAGCTTCCAGAACGTACCGGGACCCGAATTTACGGTTAATGCCGGTAAATCCAGTAGTACAGGATTGGAAATAGAGGCTGTTGCTAGTCCCTCCGACGCACTCCAGATCGGTGCCTTTCTGGGTGTCAACGAAGCAGAGGTGGATGAGGAGACCGAAACTTCGTCAGGATTGATACCCAATGGAGCTAAGTTACCTTTTGCACCTGAATTCTCGGCTGCACTGTTCGGGGAGTATTCAGTTCAAACAAAAGGCGGGAATACCGCCTCAGTGCGCGTCGATTGGAGACATGTTGGGGAACGTAAAGCCGGTGTGGATGTTGTCGGTGATCCCGGTTACGAACTCGATGACTACCAGACCCTCGATATACGCGCGGGGTTGAGTGTTGGAAACTGGACGGCCAGTATTTATGCAAAGAACCTGACTGATGAGCGGGCCGAGATGGACTCATTCTTCTTCAATGATTCGCTTCTCGGCGATGCGCTGGCAAGCTTTGTTAGAAATCGCCCACGCACCTTTGGCGTTCAACTTCAGGCCAGTTTCTGA
- a CDS encoding alanine racemase, which produces MFPELVVSRDRLAGNIRAIKAILDRSNIDAVAVTKGFCAHPLIAEVFTDNGINVLGDSRIQNLKKMRNLPGRRMLLRLPAPSEIDEVVEYADISLVSHYETARALSRCASKRGQTHSVIVMIDMGDMREGVYGASALYDALANIMSLPGIKLEGIGANFCCIGGALPTLEKMNELRRMKEVVEMEQGIFLQTVSGGNSSNLSLLLKQPNSSFYNQLRIGEAFLRGRETVDDQAIAGAHDDCFMIRAEIIERYSKPSAPSGSTGGTGFGKAPAFVNKGLRSRAICALGKLDIDDQQLFPIEEGIKVIGASSDHLVLDVEDCKSAPELGDVLSFKLGYASIMRSMLSPYVQKRIL; this is translated from the coding sequence ATGTTCCCCGAGCTGGTGGTCAGTAGAGATAGGCTGGCTGGAAATATACGAGCGATCAAAGCGATTCTTGATAGAAGTAACATTGATGCTGTGGCTGTAACAAAAGGTTTTTGCGCCCACCCGTTGATTGCAGAGGTATTTACCGATAATGGAATCAATGTGCTGGGCGATTCACGCATTCAAAACCTCAAGAAGATGCGAAATCTACCGGGGCGAAGAATGCTATTGCGGCTTCCTGCTCCAAGCGAGATTGATGAGGTCGTGGAATACGCCGATATCTCTCTGGTTTCACATTATGAAACAGCAAGGGCATTGTCCCGATGCGCAAGTAAAAGGGGACAAACTCATAGCGTGATCGTGATGATCGACATGGGGGATATGAGAGAGGGCGTCTATGGCGCTAGCGCACTCTACGATGCCCTGGCCAATATTATGTCTTTACCCGGAATAAAACTCGAAGGGATTGGTGCAAATTTCTGCTGTATAGGGGGCGCCTTGCCGACGTTGGAGAAAATGAATGAATTGCGACGTATGAAGGAAGTCGTTGAAATGGAACAGGGAATCTTTCTTCAGACGGTTTCCGGAGGCAACTCCTCCAATCTTTCCCTTTTGTTAAAGCAACCGAATTCGTCATTCTATAATCAGCTCCGTATAGGCGAGGCGTTTCTCCGGGGAAGGGAAACCGTGGATGACCAAGCTATTGCTGGAGCCCATGATGATTGCTTCATGATCAGGGCAGAGATAATAGAAAGATACTCCAAGCCGTCCGCGCCCTCTGGATCAACCGGTGGAACCGGTTTTGGAAAGGCCCCGGCCTTTGTAAACAAGGGTCTAAGATCGAGAGCGATATGTGCTCTTGGGAAACTGGATATTGACGACCAGCAGCTCTTCCCAATAGAGGAGGGTATCAAAGTTATCGGTGCGAGCAGTGACCATCTGGTATTGGATGTTGAGGATTGTAAAAGTGCTCCTGAACTGGGCGATGTGCTTAGCTTCAAGCTCGGCTATGCCAGTATTATGCGCTCCATGCTCTCACCCTACGTACAGAAAAGAATACTCTAA
- a CDS encoding serine hydrolase domain-containing protein, which yields MTRHLEPAKVKSFVDKTLPRLMEANEIPGATLAITEGCREIVVAGHGFADIEQSVEVDSRKHLFRIASISKLFVWTSVMQLAEQGQLELDADINEYLDFSIPDTFNKPITLWHLLTHTPGFEDTNIGGSARTVEALPTLGEALKAFVPLRVAPPEKYTAYSNYGAALAGYIVERVSGQRFYEYVEENIFGPAGMNHSTFRQPVPDHLIVDMVKGYSREQDGYREGGFEFMKRYPDGAALSTAVDMARFSRAHLMGMSDSVWPGPDTLETMHSHQFSNIPQTAGVALGFIEGLYSGYRTIGHGGDIDYFSSKLYLVPSKNISVFIAFNSDSTGAAKAVFMQRFMDEFFPGSGERWGLQSGERVDDPADEVEGSYVSTRRNHSTIEKLVWPLMTGITIDSIDDRRISVDVAGEEYIYRRHQDGIYVPDDASSTANEELGALIVTVDAASGGRNLYFSRLATFHFEETPSREGLTLHIVLLLGALSLLIIGSFYPVIRLIKSFGGTRAGIAKHEGYVSERLLMYLVPLGAIVAFAFVFGLPQVLTQELIYGASITQRMFFYLPVLLIAILTAILIALFFYARIRSNYPLVIFSATFGALGISILSWQLYIWNMIGSGGIPEI from the coding sequence ATGACGAGACATCTCGAGCCTGCAAAGGTTAAATCCTTCGTGGACAAGACACTCCCCCGACTGATGGAGGCCAATGAAATCCCCGGGGCAACTTTGGCCATTACCGAAGGGTGTAGAGAAATTGTAGTCGCGGGTCACGGATTTGCGGATATAGAACAGTCGGTTGAGGTAGATTCTCGTAAACACCTTTTCAGGATCGCATCCATATCCAAACTGTTCGTTTGGACATCGGTTATGCAGCTGGCAGAACAAGGTCAGTTGGAGTTGGACGCTGATATAAACGAATACCTGGATTTCAGCATTCCCGATACATTCAACAAGCCCATTACGTTATGGCATCTTCTTACCCACACTCCCGGATTCGAGGACACAAACATAGGCGGCAGCGCCCGAACGGTGGAGGCCCTGCCGACCCTGGGTGAAGCGTTGAAGGCGTTCGTCCCATTGCGTGTTGCCCCACCTGAAAAGTATACGGCCTACTCCAACTACGGTGCTGCGCTTGCAGGATATATTGTCGAAAGGGTCTCCGGGCAACGATTCTACGAGTATGTGGAGGAGAACATATTCGGGCCCGCCGGGATGAACCATTCGACCTTTCGTCAACCTGTGCCTGATCATCTCATTGTTGATATGGTAAAAGGCTATTCCAGAGAACAGGATGGATATCGGGAAGGTGGTTTTGAGTTCATGAAGCGCTATCCCGACGGGGCGGCACTTTCTACAGCTGTGGATATGGCGCGGTTTTCCCGCGCGCACTTGATGGGTATGTCCGATAGTGTCTGGCCAGGCCCAGACACTCTTGAGACAATGCACAGCCATCAATTCAGCAATATACCCCAGACGGCCGGAGTGGCTCTTGGATTCATTGAAGGCCTGTACAGCGGCTATAGAACTATTGGCCACGGTGGGGATATCGACTATTTCTCGTCCAAACTCTACCTGGTCCCATCAAAGAATATTTCGGTCTTCATAGCATTCAACTCGGATTCTACCGGCGCTGCGAAAGCGGTTTTCATGCAACGGTTTATGGATGAATTCTTTCCCGGCAGCGGAGAGCGCTGGGGGCTTCAATCCGGGGAGCGGGTTGATGACCCCGCTGATGAGGTCGAAGGGTCATATGTATCCACGCGAAGAAATCATTCCACTATTGAAAAGCTGGTTTGGCCCCTGATGACCGGAATTACAATTGATTCCATCGACGATCGAAGGATATCTGTCGATGTGGCGGGAGAAGAATATATATACAGGCGCCACCAGGACGGAATATATGTACCGGATGACGCGAGCTCCACTGCAAACGAGGAGTTGGGTGCCCTGATTGTAACAGTGGATGCAGCATCGGGTGGGCGCAATCTGTACTTTTCCCGGTTGGCAACATTTCACTTCGAAGAAACCCCTTCAAGGGAAGGACTAACTTTACACATTGTGCTGTTGCTGGGCGCGCTTTCCCTGCTGATTATCGGCTCGTTCTACCCAGTTATCAGGCTGATAAAGTCATTTGGAGGAACTCGTGCTGGAATAGCGAAGCATGAGGGTTACGTTTCCGAACGGCTTTTGATGTATTTGGTGCCCTTGGGGGCAATTGTAGCGTTTGCCTTCGTTTTTGGGCTACCGCAAGTACTCACACAGGAGCTCATTTATGGGGCGTCAATTACCCAAAGAATGTTCTTCTATTTACCTGTACTCCTGATAGCGATATTGACTGCGATACT
- a CDS encoding enoyl-CoA hydratase/isomerase family protein, producing the protein MINSGTRGDTILYSEYENVGIVTFNRPETLNTFRTQEYTSLSSILYDVHSSPHLRALIITGKGPAFSAGQDLTELDGKAVNDPSDQLKRLEQLQNLTQLIDSLSIPSIVAFNGLSVGFGLEISLACDFRIAATESYFMFPEVTRGLLHTNGTLWFLPRLIGLTAAKEMLLQGGKFDANYALEKGLVSAVYSKDELFEKTLSLALKLSRNSLNSIALIKTILSQTYDVSLEQMLKLEADNFLAIVQSADFKEGVSSFLEKRNPAFS; encoded by the coding sequence ATGATCAATAGCGGAACAAGAGGTGACACTATTCTGTATTCAGAGTATGAGAATGTCGGTATCGTCACGTTTAACCGTCCCGAAACTCTCAATACATTCAGGACACAAGAGTACACATCTTTATCCAGTATACTGTACGACGTGCACTCCTCTCCTCACCTGCGGGCACTAATCATTACGGGCAAGGGTCCGGCCTTTAGTGCCGGACAAGACTTGACTGAACTTGATGGCAAGGCAGTTAACGACCCATCGGATCAACTGAAAAGGCTTGAACAACTGCAGAATCTTACCCAATTGATTGATAGCCTTAGCATTCCCTCTATCGTTGCGTTCAATGGTCTGTCCGTCGGTTTTGGTCTGGAGATTTCTCTGGCCTGCGATTTCAGGATTGCAGCTACAGAAAGTTACTTCATGTTCCCAGAGGTAACACGAGGCCTGTTGCACACCAACGGTACCCTATGGTTTTTACCCAGACTTATCGGGCTGACGGCCGCCAAAGAGATGCTGCTTCAAGGTGGCAAGTTTGACGCAAACTACGCGCTGGAAAAAGGTCTTGTTTCGGCTGTTTATTCCAAGGACGAGCTATTCGAAAAGACGCTGAGCCTGGCACTGAAGCTGTCCCGGAATTCACTGAATTCAATTGCGCTGATCAAGACAATATTGTCTCAGACTTATGATGTTTCCCTGGAACAGATGCTGAAGCTGGAAGCCGATAATTTCCTTGCAATTGTACAGTCGGCGGATTTTAAAGAGGGGGTTTCATCCTTCCTGGAGAAGCGCAATCCGGCGTTTTCGTGA
- a CDS encoding serine hydrolase domain-containing protein has translation MAKWLMAIAAFYLHSLTCSAGQEVDYEATRGISPKSEKIDNFLLEKLHPLVRREIIPGFVYTIVEGGEVAISRGIGYSDLAAGEPIDPDLSLMRVGSITKSFTALAIHQLVDEGKIDLDEDANSYLSSEYIPDTYDKPVTVRDLLTHMAGFDGNISGASVTSNADIAVEDGWMSRQFIRLQPAGELMAYDNTAYAALGQILVDQTGKSYRQVLEERIFKPLGMNKTTVGIPDPRAEEAAGCYDRASGDLKPCKHELLKETYQAAGDASTTATDMSRFLLALLNEGELLGTRIISRIQFAKFRTPAFKLHPETAGIGMGSYETGPPGHGVFGHSGGIRGGSSLYLVLPEHNIAVFLAINASVSDDFDTTLSGLLSMALAPSTPDNLDPGDLATFELPAEIPALFYKVRQGPETFTSCPHDLEGNYQYIRAAMYSSIAIRLLGPLAMSPIVVKRETEDSWTIADKGPYEEVDTCLFRLRGRSYADGEIATLVGFNKTDSGVLVGGGHPLAGWSKLSWHASPVISVLPYFLSIVILVFLGVVYMSAPARLSSAFLYGGIGAVLLLTGLLLEMEYHTPVYQYGGQIIPLLLWRAVLHAGLLLLVVSTVKGVQALFGPDGSVLYRFFLVVLVVSSMIALTLSFYWGLVGNFSG, from the coding sequence GTGGCAAAATGGCTTATGGCTATTGCAGCTTTCTATCTTCACTCTCTGACTTGTTCGGCTGGCCAGGAAGTCGATTATGAAGCCACGCGCGGTATCTCTCCGAAAAGTGAGAAAATCGACAACTTTCTGTTGGAAAAACTACACCCTCTCGTGAGACGGGAAATTATCCCGGGCTTCGTCTACACAATTGTCGAAGGGGGCGAGGTTGCCATCAGTCGGGGTATAGGGTATTCAGACCTGGCCGCCGGAGAACCAATCGATCCCGATTTATCTCTGATGCGAGTAGGCTCCATCACAAAATCCTTTACGGCGCTTGCTATTCATCAGCTTGTTGACGAGGGGAAGATCGACCTTGACGAAGACGCCAATAGCTATTTGAGTTCGGAGTATATACCGGACACTTACGATAAGCCGGTCACTGTTCGCGATCTACTGACACATATGGCTGGCTTCGACGGCAATATATCCGGCGCGTCTGTGACATCAAATGCTGATATTGCCGTCGAGGATGGCTGGATGTCCCGGCAGTTCATTCGACTGCAACCAGCTGGAGAACTGATGGCCTATGACAACACAGCTTATGCTGCACTCGGCCAGATTCTTGTTGACCAGACCGGGAAATCATATCGTCAGGTGTTGGAAGAACGTATATTCAAACCCTTGGGTATGAATAAAACTACTGTCGGAATCCCTGATCCGAGGGCCGAGGAAGCGGCAGGGTGCTATGACAGAGCAAGCGGCGATTTAAAGCCATGCAAACACGAGCTGCTAAAGGAGACGTATCAGGCAGCGGGAGATGCAAGTACGACAGCGACAGACATGAGCAGGTTTCTCCTGGCGCTTCTCAACGAAGGTGAGCTTCTTGGAACCCGTATTATAAGCCGTATACAGTTTGCCAAGTTTCGCACGCCAGCTTTCAAGCTTCACCCCGAAACTGCGGGTATAGGCATGGGCAGTTATGAAACAGGCCCGCCCGGCCACGGCGTCTTTGGCCACTCCGGTGGTATCAGGGGAGGCAGTTCGCTCTATCTGGTGCTTCCGGAGCACAATATCGCAGTCTTTCTGGCAATAAATGCCAGCGTTTCTGACGATTTTGATACAACCCTTTCGGGCCTTCTGTCGATGGCGCTTGCACCATCGACACCGGATAACCTGGATCCCGGAGATCTGGCCACATTCGAGCTACCGGCGGAAATTCCGGCCCTTTTCTATAAAGTCCGACAAGGGCCGGAGACTTTTACTTCATGTCCTCACGATCTTGAGGGAAACTATCAGTATATACGAGCGGCAATGTATTCCAGTATCGCCATTCGTTTGCTTGGGCCCCTCGCCATGTCACCGATCGTGGTCAAGAGGGAAACTGAAGATAGCTGGACTATTGCGGACAAAGGGCCATATGAAGAAGTGGATACCTGCCTGTTCCGTCTTCGCGGCAGATCCTATGCCGATGGAGAAATTGCGACTCTTGTAGGTTTCAACAAAACGGATAGCGGTGTTCTGGTTGGCGGTGGTCACCCTCTGGCGGGATGGAGTAAACTATCCTGGCATGCATCCCCGGTGATATCAGTTCTTCCGTATTTCCTTTCAATTGTGATTCTGGTGTTTTTGGGGGTTGTTTACATGTCTGCCCCAGCGCGCCTGTCGTCGGCTTTCCTGTACGGTGGAATCGGTGCAGTTCTTTTACTCACGGGCTTATTGCTCGAAATGGAATATCATACACCAGTGTACCAATATGGCGGGCAAATAATTCCGCTGCTGCTATGGCGCGCTGTTCTACATGCAGGGCTACTCCTGCTAGTCGTTTCAACTGTCAAGGGCGTGCAGGCATTATTTGGACCCGATGGCAGTGTGCTATACAGGTTTTTCCTGGTGGTGTTGGTTGTATCATCCATGATCGCTCTGACCTTGAGTTTCTATTGGGGACTTGTGGGGAATTTTTCAGGTTAA
- a CDS encoding DUF2254 domain-containing protein produces the protein MIRFYLARLQERLWLKPLISCILSLFAVFVAELAQHVELAESFPDISAESLETLLSIMSASMLVIAVFAVGSMLSAYSSASRSATPRSFLLVVGDDVSQNALSTFIGAFIFSIVALLAILNGFYGQPGRFVLFLVTIFVFTLVILGFVRWVDRIARLGQLGNTIDKVESATDAALKTRAQMPTLGAARAMTAEKGDAVYPETVGYVQNIDIAKLQHIAEQVDGRISVCVLPGTFVTPGSPLAFITAKSGPDKDGVKDTIVEAFVIGKHRTFESDPRFGLIVLSEIGSRALSPAVNDPGTAIDIVGTLVRLFVRWARVSEEEDVPIKYDRISIPAISLNDMFDDAFNAIARDGAASVEVAIRLQKAFGSLVLVGHDELKKAAGTHAALAFRHAERSLALKEELDAVQALAERNAKLAGEAPVASPGHQSRE, from the coding sequence ATGATCAGGTTTTACCTGGCCCGCTTGCAAGAGCGGCTCTGGTTGAAACCATTGATAAGCTGCATCTTGTCTTTATTCGCGGTGTTTGTAGCAGAGTTGGCCCAGCATGTTGAACTCGCAGAATCCTTTCCAGACATCAGTGCAGAATCGCTGGAAACGCTACTTTCAATCATGTCGGCCAGTATGCTCGTCATTGCAGTGTTCGCGGTCGGTTCGATGTTGTCGGCTTACTCATCCGCAAGCAGATCTGCGACACCGCGTTCATTTCTTCTGGTGGTGGGTGACGACGTATCGCAAAATGCGCTGTCAACTTTCATCGGCGCATTCATCTTCAGCATCGTCGCTTTGCTCGCAATACTTAATGGGTTCTACGGGCAACCCGGCCGGTTCGTTCTGTTTCTTGTAACGATATTTGTCTTTACACTGGTGATTCTCGGTTTCGTACGTTGGGTAGATCGAATAGCGCGGCTCGGTCAGCTGGGCAACACGATCGACAAGGTGGAATCTGCAACTGATGCCGCCCTGAAGACAAGAGCCCAGATGCCGACCCTGGGTGCGGCAAGAGCAATGACCGCTGAAAAAGGGGACGCCGTCTATCCGGAAACCGTCGGATATGTGCAAAACATTGATATTGCCAAACTACAGCATATTGCTGAGCAGGTTGACGGCAGGATCTCCGTCTGTGTACTTCCTGGCACGTTTGTCACTCCCGGCAGTCCACTGGCATTTATCACTGCAAAGAGTGGCCCCGATAAAGATGGCGTCAAGGATACTATCGTCGAAGCCTTTGTGATTGGCAAACACAGAACCTTTGAGTCGGATCCACGTTTCGGCCTGATAGTCCTTTCCGAGATCGGCAGCCGTGCTCTGTCGCCTGCCGTGAACGACCCGGGTACTGCGATCGATATAGTCGGAACCCTGGTCCGGCTCTTTGTGCGCTGGGCGCGGGTTAGCGAAGAGGAAGACGTTCCGATCAAATACGATCGTATATCGATACCGGCAATTTCATTGAATGACATGTTTGATGATGCATTCAATGCAATCGCCCGGGATGGCGCCGCTTCGGTCGAGGTGGCGATCCGATTGCAAAAGGCGTTTGGTTCTCTTGTTTTAGTTGGTCATGATGAGTTGAAAAAAGCAGCGGGCACGCATGCGGCACTCGCCTTCAGGCACGCAGAGCGATCCCTGGCATTGAAAGAGGAACTTGATGCTGTGCAGGCGCTTGCCGAGCGCAATGCCAAGCTTGCCGGGGAGGCTCCTGTAGCGTCGCCCGGCCATCAATCCCGGGAGTAG
- a CDS encoding aminotransferase class I/II-fold pyridoxal phosphate-dependent enzyme: protein MYFKRMVMEKESPEEIGYDNIRYNLSESSIMDKRLSEIGIHLDDLLLHYGSHGGVQELKEIIGNSHYGLNAENVLVCSGACMALFVINATILSPKDSVLVIQPNYATNIEVPRSLDINIDLIKLSFDDGFRLDLDEVKSRVHSGTKLISVTYPHNPSGVMISRDELDELVRIAEQHDCYLLVDETYRELTFGEKLPTAASLSSKAVSVESVSKSYGVPGIRIGWLASQDLELMERFLATKEQIIICNSIVDEHIALEVLKKKQELLEETNKKNHKNFQLLKNWMADQSVFEWVEPAGGVVCLARFRPEIEIDTSKFYNTLFDDYRTFVGPGRWFDQSDRYFRIGYGWPTTDDLAAGLEGLQSAARDTVSQ, encoded by the coding sequence ATGTATTTCAAGCGTATGGTAATGGAAAAGGAGTCACCGGAGGAGATAGGTTACGACAATATCCGTTATAACCTGTCTGAAAGCTCGATAATGGATAAGCGTCTCTCCGAGATAGGTATTCATTTGGACGATCTGCTCCTGCATTACGGAAGTCACGGCGGTGTGCAGGAGCTCAAGGAGATAATCGGCAACAGTCACTATGGGCTCAACGCCGAGAATGTGCTGGTTTGTTCCGGAGCCTGTATGGCGCTGTTTGTCATTAATGCCACTATACTGTCACCAAAAGACAGTGTGCTCGTTATTCAGCCAAACTACGCTACCAATATCGAGGTTCCCCGCTCGCTTGACATCAACATTGATCTGATAAAATTGAGCTTTGACGACGGCTTCCGGCTGGACCTGGACGAAGTGAAGTCGCGAGTTCATTCAGGTACAAAGCTGATCAGTGTAACCTATCCCCACAACCCGTCGGGCGTGATGATAAGCCGGGACGAACTGGATGAGCTTGTACGGATTGCGGAGCAACACGATTGCTATCTGCTCGTTGACGAAACCTATCGTGAACTGACGTTTGGAGAAAAGCTTCCGACCGCGGCCAGTCTCAGCAGCAAAGCTGTTAGCGTCGAGTCCGTATCCAAGTCCTATGGTGTGCCCGGAATTCGTATCGGTTGGCTAGCGAGCCAGGATCTGGAGCTCATGGAGAGGTTTCTTGCCACGAAAGAGCAGATCATAATATGTAACTCCATTGTGGATGAGCACATAGCGCTCGAGGTACTTAAGAAGAAGCAGGAATTGCTTGAAGAAACCAACAAGAAGAACCACAAGAACTTCCAATTGCTAAAGAACTGGATGGCAGACCAGAGCGTATTTGAATGGGTTGAGCCAGCTGGTGGAGTTGTGTGTCTGGCCCGGTTCCGGCCAGAGATAGAGATCGACACGAGTAAATTCTACAACACGTTGTTTGATGATTACAGAACCTTTGTTGGTCCCGGACGCTGGTTTGATCAAAGTGACCGATATTTCAGAATTGGATATGGCTGGCCGACGACAGATGACCTTGCGGCCGGTCTCGAGGGCCTTCAATCAGCCGCCAGGGACACGGTGTCCCAATGA